The Ranitomeya variabilis isolate aRanVar5 chromosome 7, aRanVar5.hap1, whole genome shotgun sequence genome includes a window with the following:
- the JPT2 gene encoding jupiter microtubule associated homolog 2: MTSTNTFTSLESDGKPSSRVLKPPGGGSSCIFGNSEEVSAPKRQGKMSSNIFEAPPEPGNVPKRSNPPGGKTSGIFQDAAPVQSPARQKPPGGKDGGIFGEAQLPTSPKAHPNKPKDNISLKEEVVKTPKPAPAVKADPPAPAPEAKIPVPKEEKVSVPDPALAAHEPHLGPRPRCHNRVLNPPGGKSSVTFY; this comes from the exons GGTATTGAAGCCGCCGGGTGGAGGATCAAGCTGCATATTTGGGAATTCAGAGGAAGTTTCTGCACCGAAGAGGCAAGGCAAGATGTCCTCCAACATCTTTGAAGCCCCTCCTGAGCCAGGAAATGTACCAAAGAGATCCAACCCCCCAG GTGGAAAGACCAGTGGTATCTTCCAGGACGCGGCCCCTGTACAATCGCCTGCACGGCAGAAGCCCCCAGGAGGCAAAGACGGTGGTATTTTTGGTGAAGCGCAGCTGCCGACTAGCCCCAAAGCGCATCCGAATAAACCAAAG GATAACATCTCGTTAAAAGAGGAAGTTGTAAAGACCCCCAAACCCG CCCCTGCAGTGAAAGCTGATCCGCCCGCGCCAGCACCAGAAGCAAAAATACCAGTGCCCAAAGAAGAAAAAGTGTCCGTGCCAGACCCCGCTCTCGCAGCTCATGAACCACATCTTGGCCCCCGGCCGAGGTGTCACAACAGAGTCCTGAACCCACCAGGAGGCAAATCCAGTGTCACGTTCTATTAA